DNA from Dietzia lutea:
GGACCATGCGTGTGGTCGCCGACGACTACGTGGACCCCGAGTTCGGCACGGGCGCCGTCAAGGTCACGCCCGCGCACGACCCCAACGACTTCGCCATCGGCCAGCGGCACGGTCTCGAGATGCCCACGATCATGGACGCCACCGGCCACATCACCGGCACCGGCACCCGCTACGACGGCATGGACCGTTTCGAGGCACGCGCGGCGGTCCGCGAGGACCTCGCGGCGCAGGGGCGGATCGTCAAGGAGGTCCGGCCCTACCTGCACTCGGTCGGTCACTCGGAGCGTTCCGGGGAGCCGATCGAACCGCGCTTGTCGCTGCAATGGTGGGTCCGCGTCGAGGAACTGGCGAAGATGGCCGGCGACGCCGTCCGCGACGGCGACACGGTGATCCACCCGACGAGCCAGGAACCGCGGTGGTTCGACTGGGTCGACGACATGCACGACTGGTGTATCTCGCGCCAACTCTGGTGGGGCCACCGGATCCCGATCTGGTACGGGCCGGACGGCGAGGTGGTGTGCGTGGGCCCCGACGAGGAGCCGCCCGCCGGGTACACGCAGGAGGCCGACGTCCTCGACACGTGGTTCTCGTCTGCGCTGTGGCCGTTCTCCACGATGGGCTGGCCCGAGCGCACCACCGACCTCGAGCGCTTCTACCCGACCTCGGTGCTGGTCACCGGCTACGACATCCTGTTCTTCTGGGTGGCGCGCATGATGATGTTCGGCACGTTCGTGGGCCGCGCGCTCAGCGGCGACAAGGCCGCGCCGGGCAAGGTCCCGTTCACCGACGTCTTCCTCCACGGGCTGGTCCGTGACGAGCACGGTCAGAAGATGTCCAAGTCCAAGGGCAACGGCATCGACCCGTTGGACTGGGTGGACCGCTTCGGCGCGGACGCGCTGCGGTTCACGCTCGCGCGTGGCGCGCACCCCGGCGGCGACCTGTCCGTCGGCGACGACTCCGCCCAGGCCTCGCGCAACTTCGCGACCAAACTCTTCAACGCCACCCGGTTCGCCCTCATGAACGGCGCGAAGGTCGGGCCGGTGCCCGACGCCGCGGATCTCACCGACGCCGACCGGTGGATCCTGCACCGTCTGGGGCAGGTGCGGGAGACCGTCGACGAGGCGTTGGAGCGCTATGAGTTCTCCAAGGCCTGCGAGGCCCTCTACCACTTCGCGTGGGACGAGGTCTGCGACTGGTATCTCGAGCTCGCGAAGGTCCAGTTCGGGAACGACGACGAGTCCCGCGTCTCCGAGCGGGCCGAGCGAACGAGGCTCGTGCTCGGCCACGTCCTGGACGTGCTGCTGCGGATGCTGCACCCCGTGATCCCGTTCGTCACCGAGACCCTCTGGACCGCACTCACCGGCGGTGAATCGCTCGTGATCGCCCCGTGGCCGACTGACGTGGTCCCGGCCGACGACGCTTCCGACGCGGTGCGGCGGGTGGGCGACGCCCAGACGCTGGTCACGGAGATCCGTCGGTTCCGCTCGGACCAGGGCCTCAATCCCGGTCAGCGCGTGCCGGCGCGTATCGGTGGCGTGGACGGCGCGGACCTGCCGGCCGATCTGCTCGATCAGGTGGCCTCGCTCGCCCGCCTCACGACGGCCGCCGACGACTTCACGGCCACGGCGTCGCTCGAGGTCCGGCTCGGCCTGTCGACAGTGGACGTCGAGATCGACACGTCGGGGACGATCGACCTCGCCGCCGAGCGTCGTCGCCTGGAGAAGGATCTCGCGGCGGCCCACAAGGAACTCGAGACCACGGGCGCCAAGCTCGGCAACGAGGCGTTCCTGGGCAAGGCGCCCGACCACGTCGTCGACAAGATCCGGGCCCGGCGCGACCTGGCGGAGGCCGAGGTCGCCCGGATCACCGCCCGTCTCGAGGCGATGCCGGCGGGGAGTGGCTCCGCGTGAGTGACCGCGAGTGGCTCCCGCCCCACGATCCGGAGGAGGGATGGGACACCCCGACCGAGGAGGACGTCGCCGAGATGCTCGGCGAGGACGGGCTCGTGTCGGGCGTACCACTCGGCGGGCCCATCCCGGGGGACGAGGAGAGCGACGGTGACGACCACCTGCCGCCGCGCCCGATCCCCGAGGTGGGCAGCCCCGAGTGGCAGGCCGACACGGCCGAGCTCGCGGCGGTCGAGGAGGAGCTGGCCACCCGCTGGCCCGAGTCCCGCCTCGAGCCGAGCCTGGACCGGATCGCCGAGCTGACCTCGATCCTCGGCGACCCGCAGCACGCGTACCCCGTGGTGCACGTCGCCGGGACGAACGGTAAGACGTCGGTGACCCGGATGATCGATGCCCTGCTCCGGGCGCTGCACCAGCGCACCGGGCGTAACTCCAGCCCGCACCTGCAGAGCGTCACCGAGCGCATCGCGATGGACGGCGAGCCGATCACGGCGCGGACCTTCGTCGACACCTATCGCGAGCTGCAGCCCTACCTCGAACTGGTCGACCAGCGGTCCGAGGAGGCGGGCGGCCCGCGGATGAGCTACTTCGAGGTGCTCACCGCGATGGCGTTCGCCGCGTTCGCCGACGCGCCCGTCGACGTCGCGGTGATCGAGACGGGGATGGGCGGGACCTGGGACGCCACCAACGTCGTGCGGCCGGCCGTCTCCGTCATCACCCCCGTGGGCCTGGACCACACCGAATACCTCGGCGAGGACCTCGCGACGATCGCGGGGGAGAAGGCCGGGATCATCCAGCCGGGCCCCTCCGACGACCTGCTGCCGCGGGACCCGGTCGCCGTGATCGGCCGGCAGGAGCCCGAGGCCATGGAGGTGCTGATCCGCCGTGCGGTCGAGGTCGGCGCGGTCGTGGCGCGTCTCGGCTCCGAGTTCGACGTCGTGGAGCGGCGTCTCGCCGTGGGCGGACAGCAGCTCACCCTGCGCGGGCTCGGCGGCGAGTACCCCGAGGTGTTCCTGCCCCTGTTCGGCGAGCACCAGGCCGAGAACGCCGCGACCGCCCTGGCCGCGGTCGAGGCGTTCTTCGGTGCCGGGCCCGACAGGGCGCTGGACCCGGAACTCGTCCGCGCCGGCTTCGCCGCGGTCGACAACCCCGGCCGTCTCGAACGGCTCAGCTCCAGCCCCACCGTCCTGGTGGACGCGGCCCACAACGGCCACGGGGGTCGCGCGCTCGCCGAGGCCGTCACCTCGGAGTTCGACTTCAAGCGACTGGTCGCCGTGGTCGCCATGCTCGACGGCAAGGACGCCGACGCCTTCCTCGCGGCGCTGGAGCCCGTGGTCGAGGAGGTCGTCGTCACCCGCTCGGCGTCACCGCGGGCGATGGAGATCGACGAGTTGGCCAGGATCGCGGAGGAGCGGTTCACCGCGCAGCGCGTCCACGTGGTGGACACCCTGCCCGACGCGGTCAGCGCCGCCCTGGATCTCGTGGGCGTCCCGGACCCGACCGCGGACGACGACGTCTCCGGCGTTGGCGTCCTCGTCACCGGCTCCGTGGTGACCGCCGGTGCCGCCCGCAGCCTGTTCGGAAAGGACGCACAGTGACCGACCCGACCCCCGGACCCCGGGGCACCGCACACGAGCCGTCGGTGGACCCGTGGAAGGGCCTGCGGGGCATCATGGCGGGAACCCTGGTGCTCGAGGCGATCGTCATCGGCCTGGTGCTCACGGTGATCGCGCGGCTCGACGACGGCGCGCACTTCCAACCGTGGAAGGTGTGGTTCGTCAGTCTGCTGGCGATCGCGATGCTCGTGGCCAGCGGACTCCAGCGCAAGCCCTGGGCGATCCCCATGAACCTGACCCTCGCGGCCCTGGCCGTGGCGGGGTGGGCCGTGCACTGGTCGATGGGCGTCTCCGGCCTGTTGTTCGCGGCCGTGTGGGGGTACATCCTGTTCCTGCGCCGCGACCTGGCGGGACGGATGGCCGGAGGATACCTGCCCAGTCAGCACGACTGAGCGGCCCTGCCGCGCGACCCCGGCCGTCTATGTGCTTGTAGCATTGCCGCCGTGACCGAGAGAACCTTCTTCCTCATCAAGCCCGACGGAGTCGAGCGCGGCCTGACCGGCACCATCCTGTCCCGTATCGAGGCCAAGGGGCTCAGGATCGTCGCCATGGACATGCGGCGGGTGCCGCAGGAGACCGCGGCCGAGCACTACGCGGAGCACGCCGAGCGTCCGTTCTACGGCGATCTGCTCGAGTTCATCACCTCCGGTCCCGTCGTCGCCGGCGTCCTCGAGGGACCCCGTGCGATCGCCGCGTGGCGACAGCTCGCGGGTGGCACCGATCCCGTCGAGAAGGCCGCGCCGGGTTCCATCCGCGGCGACTTCGGCCTCGAGACCCAGCTGAACCTCGTCCACGGTTCGGACTCCGAGGAGTCGGCGGCGCGCGAGATCGCGCTCTGGTTCCCCGGTCTGTAGTTCCCGCCGCCCCTGCAGCGACGACGCTGCCCACGCGCCCGTCGGCCCCCGGCCCGACGGGCGCGTCGCCATTTCGTGGTGCCCGGACGGCGACGTTCCGGCGCCCGGTGTGGGAGAATGGTCGAAGCCCATCCTGGCGAGTGGACCACCAGTCCGCCCCGGAACGGGCGCCCGCCACCCGCGGCCCGGTTCGTCCCGGTACCGCGGACCACAAGACGTTGCCCCGCCACGGCGGGGCCGAGACCAGAAGACGCCCGACCCCGTGCGGCGGCGTGGGTCACCGGTTTTCCGGTGACGTGATCGCGCCCGGAGTCCGGCCGGAGGAGACACGTGTCGGATCCGAACCTGACAATCGACGACCTCGCCGCGCTGCCCGAGAGGATGCGCGCGCACGCCGCGGCCAAGGCCGTGGGCATGACCAGCAAGGAGTTCCTGGCCGCCATGGCCGGGATCGGGGTGGAGATCAAGAGCGCCCAGTCCGGCGTGACCCGGGACGTGCTGCTGACCTGGTTCAACAGCCGTTCCGACGCGCCGGCCGGTGACGCCGCGGTCGGCCGGGTGGCCCCCGCCGCCGAGCAGTCCGCCACCGAGCAGCCCGCCGATGCGGCGGAGGCCACGGCAGCGGAGGCTCCTGCCGCAGAGGCGCCCGCGAAGAAGGCCCCGGCGCGCAAGGCCGCCGCCAAGAAGTCAGCGGCGAAGAAGTCTCCTGCGGAGAAGGCCCCTGCGAACGAGGCCCCGGCGCGCAAGACCGCCGCCGAGGCGACGGGAGCGGACGTGGCCCCCGACGAGGGGGAGACGGCCGGGACCGGATCCGCCCGGAAGGCGTCCGCCCGTAAGAGTCCGGCGCGCAAGACCACCGCCGAGAAGACCGCCGAGAAGGCCACCGCGGCGGAGAAGAGCGCCGCAAGGACCGCCGACGAGACCATCCCGGCCGAGGACACCCGCTCGGGGGCCGCCGGCACCGGGAGTGGAAAGGCCGACGCGAGGAACAGGCCGCCGCTGCCGGAGATCGCGATCGTCACCGGCGAGGTGGGCGCCGCCGAGCCCGGCAACCGTCGTCGTCGCTCCACCGCGACCCCCTCGTTCTCCCCCCTGTTCCTCTCGCCCGAGGACACCGCCGCGGCCACCGAGAAGGCCGACTCGACCGCGCAGTCGGACTCCACGGCGCAGTCCGACTCGACGTCGCGGGCCGACTCGACCGAACAGTCCGAGTCCGGTGACGGCGGCACCCGTCGTCGTCGGCGTGGCCGTCGGGGCCGCGGCCGCGGGCGTGGTGAGGGCGTCGACGAGCAGAACGGCCAGGACACCGCCTCCGGTCCGGACGCGGGCACCGCCCGGTCCGACGACGCCGACAGTGACGACAGTGACGCCGACGACCGCTCCGCAGCCACCGCGCCCTCCGGGGACTCCGACGTCGCCGACGCGTCCGAGGACGCCGGGACGACGGGCCGCGGGACGGGCCGCGACCGCTCCGACGACGCCGCGGACCGGACGGCCGACGACGCCGCGGACCGGACGGCCGACGACGCCGACGGGCAGGACGATTCCGGAGACGACGACGGAGACGAGTCCGACGACTCCTCGGGCGCCCCGTCGGGCTCGAGGAGGCGTCGCCGTCGTCGTCGTCGCGGCGGGGGTTCCGGCGCCGACGACGTCCAGACGTCCAGCGACGACCCGCCCCACACGGAGGTCCACGAGCGCGACCCACGCCGCCGCACCGGACGCGGGGGACAGGGCTCCGGCACGTCCCCCGACGAGGTCCAGGGCATCACCGGCTCGACCCGACTCGAGGCCAAGCGCCAGCGTCGGCGCGACGGCCGTGAGGCCGGCCGCCGCCGCCAGCCGATCCTGTCCGAGGCCGAGTTCCTCGCCCGCCGCGAGGCCGTGGACCGCGTCATGGTGGTCCGCGAGAAGCAGCGGACCGACGGCAAGGGCCTCATGACCCAGGTCGGCGTCCTCGAGGACAAGGTGCTCGTCGAGCACTTCGTCACCACCGAGTCCGCCCGCTCGATGGTCGGCAACGTCTACCTCGGCCGCGTGCAAAACGTCCTGCCCAGCATGGAGGCGGCGTTCGTCGACATCGGACGCGGCCGCAACGGCGTGCTCTACGCCGGCGAGGTCAACTGGGAGGCCGCCGGGCTCGGCGGCAAGGCCCGGCGTATCGAGCAGGCGCTCAAGTCCGGCGACATGGTGTTGGTCCAGGTCACCAAGGACCCCGTCGGGCAGAAGGGCGCCCGCCTGTCGACCCAGATCTCGCTGGCCGGCCGGTTCCTCGTCTACGTCCCCGACGGCAACTCCACCGGCATCTCCCGCAAGCTGCCCGACACCGAGAGGCGCCGCCTGAAGGGGATCCTCAAGGAGGTCGTCCCCGAGGGCTCCGGCGTCATCATCCGCACCGCCGCCGAGGGCGTCAGCGCCGAGGAAATCGGTCGCGACGTCGAACGGCTCGCCGCGCAGTGGACCGAGATCTCCGAGGCGGCCGCCAAGCGCACCGACTCCGGCTCCGGCACGCCCGTCGCGCTGTACGAGGAGCCCGATCTGCTGGTCAAGGTCGTCCGCGACCTGTTCAACGAGGACTTCTCCAAGCTCGTCATCCAGGGCGAGACGTCCTGGAACACGGTCCACGGCTACGTCTCGCGCGTCGCACCCGAGATGGTCGAACGGCTCGAACGGCACGACAATCCCGACGTGGACGTGTTCGCGACCCACCGTGTCGACGAGCAGCTGGCCAAGGCGCTCGACCGCAAGGTGTGGCTGCCGTCCGGTGGCTCCCTGGTGATCGACCGCACCGAGGCCATGACCGTCATCGACGTCAACACCGGCAAGTACACCGGTTCCGGCGGCAACCTCGAGGAGACCGTCACCAAGAACAACCTCGAGGCCGCCGAGGAGATCGTGCGTCAGCTGCGCCTGCGCGACGTGGGCGGCATGGTGATCATCGACTTCATCGACATGGTCCTCGAGGCCAACCGCGACCTCGTGCTGCGCCGACTCACCGAGGCGCTCGGCCGCGACCGCACCCGGCACCAGGTCTCCGAGGTCACCTCGCTCGGCCTGGTCCAGCTCACCCGCAAGAAGCTGGGCACCGGCCTGGTCGAGGCGTTCTCCACGCCGTGCGAGCACTGCCAGGGCCGCGGGCTCATCGTCCACGCCGACCCCCTCCACACCGAGTCGCACAACGCCGACGAGCCGGGCGCCAAGCGCGGACGTCGTCGCGGCGGCAACGGCAACGGAAACGGCAAGGGTTCCGGGGAGTCCGACTCGGGCGCGCCCAAGCAGGCACCGCGCAAGGACGGCCCCGCGCCGGCCGCCCACCCGGCCGCGCTGGCGATCGCCCGGCAGAACGCCGAGGCCGACGCCGGCGGTACCGACGCCGCGGGCACGGCCACGACCGACCCTGTGGGCGCATCGCCGACCGAGGCCGACGACTCCCGCTCGGCCGGTCAGAAGGCCAGCGCCGACACCGGTTCGGCGGACCAGAAGGTCGCCGATGCCGCCGCACCCGTCGTGGTGACCGCCCCGCCGGCCGAGGCCGGTGCTGCCGAGGCCCGTGCTGACGAGGCCGACGCCCCGTCGGCGACGTCCGCGGCAGGGGCCGCGGCCGCGACCCCGGCGGCGGAGGCGACCTCCACTGCCGGCGAGACCGCTCCCGCGGCGGTCCCCGAGGCGAGTGAGGCGGACTCCTCCGACGCCGTGGGCGTCACCCGCCCCGCGCGGCGGCGTCGCGCGTCGCGGCGGGCGGCGAGCAACGCTCCCGCCCCGGAGACCGCCGCCGCGGACACCGCCGCGACCGAGGTCGTCGAGACACCGCAGGCCGAGTCCGAAGCGGTGGCCGAGGCCGACACGGTCGTGGACGAGGTCGAGTCCGCGACGTCGGGGGGCGGGGCCGCAGCCGGCGCGTCCACCGGCGCCACGGCCACCGACGCCGCGTCCGGCCAGCGGCCCCGGCGCCGGTCGACCCGTCGCGAGGCGGGTGCCGCCGCGGCGGACACCGCGGTGACCGGGAGCGCGGCCGGCGCCGCCACGGCGGCGTCTGCGGCTCCGGCGGCCTCGGGCGAACCCCCGGCCGAGGTCGAGGCCGCGCCGCTGGCGCAGGCGCCGACCGCCGTGGTCGCCGAGCCGCGCAAACGCCCCGCGAGGCGACGCGCGACCCGGTCGACGACGGCTCCCACGAGCGACTGAGAGGCCGGGCCGCGGGTCCGGCGGCGCGGTCGGTTTGACCTGCTGCGCCGCCGGACCGTAACCTTGACAGGTCGCTCGTCGCGGCGCTATGTCGCCGCGCGAGGAGTCGCGGGCCCGGTCCACACGGACCGGCGTGGCCGACGACCTCCGACCGGCGCGAGCCGGCGAGCATGAGAGAACACCGCACACCAGGTGCGGTCGCCCCGGCGGCCGCACACCCGAGAAGCAAGGGGAAGCCCTCGATGTACGCGATCGTCAAGACCGGCGGCAAGCAGTACAAGGTCGCCGAAGGGGACCAGGTCAAGGTCGAGAAGATCGAGGGCGAGGCCGGAACCTCCGTGTCGCTGTCCCCGATCCTCGTGGTGGACGGCTCGGCCGTCACCTCCGACGCCGACGCCCTGTCGAAGGTCACCGTCTCCGGCGAGATCGTCGAGCAGACCAAGGGCCCGAAGATCCGGATCCACAAGTTCAAGAACAAGACCGGGTACCACAAGCGTCAGGGCCACCGTCAGAAGCTGACGGTCGTCAAGATCACCGGTATCAAGTAATCCGTCACCGGCCGGCAAGGCCACCAGCTCAGCGCCCTCGGGCGTGCTCCCTGAAGGAGGGACTCGGACATGGCAAGCAAGAAGGGCGCGTCCAGCACCCGTAACGGTCGTGACTCCAACGCGCAGCGTCTCGGCGTCAAGCGCTTCGGTGGCCAGGAGGTCAACGCAGGCGAGATCCTGGTGCGCCAGCGCGGCACCAAGTTCCACCCGGGCGTGAACGTCGGCCGCGGCGGCGACGACACCCTGTTCGCCCTCTCCGCCGGTGCGGTGGAGTTCGGCACCAAGCGCGGCCGCAAGACCGTGAACATCGTGTCGGCCGGCGCCGAGGCCTGAGCCTCCTAGCCGACCGAACCACACGTGAATCGCCCTCGGGGGCCGGGCGGGGTCTGATCGACCCCACACCCGGCCCCCGAGAGTATTTGCGCCAGCCCCACCAATCCACCGTCGTCCGTCACCAGGAGGAGTCCCCACCATGTCGAGATTCGTCGACCGCGTCGTCCTCCACCTCGCGGCGGGGGACGGCGGCCGCGGCTGCACGTCCGTGCATCGCGAGAAGTTCAAGCCGCTCGGCGGGCCCGACGGCGGCAACGGCGGTAACGGCGGTGACGTCGTGCTCGTCGTGGACCCGCAGGTCCACACCCTGCTCGACTTCCACTTCCGGCCCCACGCCCGCGCCGGCAAGGGCCAGCCCGGTATGGGTGCCAACCGCAACGGCGCCCAGGGCGCCGACCTCGTGCTCCCGGTCCCGCCCGGCACCGTCGTGCTCGACGAGAACGGTGAGGTCCTCGCGGACCTCGTCGGCACCGGCACCCGGTTCGTCGCCGCCGAGGGAGGCAAGGGCGGTCTCGGCAACGCGGCCCTGGCGTCCCGCGCCCGGAAGGCGCCCGGCTTCGCCCTGCTGGGCGAGCCCGGCGAGGTCCGCGACGTCACGCTCGAGCTCAAGTCGATGGCCGACGTCGGGCTCGTGGGCTTCCCGTCCGCCGGCAAGTCCTCCCTCGTCTCGGTGCTCTCCGCGGCCAAGCCCAAGATCGCCGACTACCCGTTCACGACCCTGGTGCCCAACCTCGGGGTGGTCTCGGTCGGCGACGACACCTTCACGATCGCCGATGTCCCCGGCCTCATCCCCGGCGCCAGCGAGGGCCGCGGGCTCGGCCTGGACTTCCTGCGCCACATCGAGCGCACCGCCGTCCTGGCCCACGTCGTCGACTGCGCCAACCTCGAGTCCGACCGCGACCCGGTCTCCGACGTGGACGCCCTCGAGGCGGAGCTCGCGGCGTACCGATCCGAGCTCTCCGACGCCGGGATCGGCGACCTGTCCGACCGGCCGCGCGTGGTGGTGCTCAACAAGATCGACGTACCCGACGCCGCCGACATGGCCGAGATGGTCCGCGAGCAGTTCGAGGCCCGGGGGTGGCCCGTGTACGCCATCTCCGCGGTCGCCCACAAGGGACTCGACGAGCTGCGCTTCGGGCTCTACGAGCTGGTGAAGGCGCACCGGAAGGCCAACCCGCCCGCCGCGCCCGAGCGCATCGTCATCCGGCCCAGGGCCGTGGACGCCGGCGAGTTCGACGTCCACCCCGACCCCGCCTCGCCCGGCGACTTCGTCGTCACCGGCGTCAAGCCCGAGCGCTGGATCCGTCAGACCGACTTCGAGAACGACGAGGCCGTGGGCTTCCTCGCCGACCGCCTCGCCCGGATCGGCGTGGAGGACGCGCTCATCAAGGCCGGCGCCGAGGAGGGCTGCACGGTCACGATCGGCGACGTCTCGTTCGAGTGGGAGCCGCAGACCCCGGCCGGCGTCGACCTCATGCGCACCGGCCGCGGCACGGACATCCGACTCGAGTCCGACGAGCGCGTGGGCGCCACCGAGCGTAAGTACCGCAAGCGCGTGCGCCGCGGCCTCATCGACCCGGACGAGGAGATCCTGGAGTGACCACCGAGCGGGAGCTGCGCCGTCGCATCGGCACGGCCCGCCGCGTGGTGGTCAAGATCGGCTCGTCCGCGATCACCAGCTTCCACGGCGGGATCCGGCGCGACGAGCTGGACACCCTCGCGGACGTCTGCCAGACGCGGATGACCGGCGGGTCGGACGTGTTCGTGGTGTCCTCGGGTGCGATCGGCGCCGGGATGGCCCCGTTGGGCATGACCACCCGGCCCGCGACGCTGTCCGCCAAGCAGGCCGCCGCGAGCGTCGGGCAGCTCGAACTGGCGCGCGCATGGGGTGACTCGTTCGCCCGCTACGACCGGGTGGTGGGGCAGGTCCTGCTCACCGCCGCCGACATCGGCCGCCGGGACAGTGCGGCCAACGCGCAGCGCACCCTGGACCGCCTGCGCACCCTGCGGGCGGTGCCGGTGATCAACGAGAACGACACCGTGGCGACCAACGAGATCCGCTTCGGCGACAACGACCGGCTGGCGGCCCTGGTCGCCCACCTCATCAGCGCCGACGCGCTCATCCTGCTCTCGGACGTCGACGCCCTCTACGACTCGGACCCCCGCAAGGGCGACGCGACCGCGGTGACCATGGTCGGCGGCGAGGGAGACCTCGACGGCGTGGTGGCCGGCGCCGGGGGAGCGCTCGGTACCGGCGGTATGGCCTCCAAGCTCGCGGCGGCCCGCCTGGCCGCCGACGCGGGGATCCCGGTCCTGCTCACCTCCGCGGAGCGGGCAGCCGAGGCGCTCGCCGCCGAGCCGACCGTCGGGACGGTCTTCGCGGCCCGCCCCGAGCGGATGACCGCCCGCCGCTTCTGGGTCCGCCACGCCGCCGACGCGCGCGGCGCGGTGCTTCTCGACGACGGCGCCGTGCGCGCGGTGACGGGTTCGCGTCGGTCGCTGCTACTCGCCGGGGTCACCGGCGTCGACGGGCTGTTCCACTTCGGCGACGTCATCGAGCTCCACGACTCGGGCGGGCGGGTCGTGGCCCGGGGCATCGCCCAGTACGACTCGATCGAGGTCCGTTCCCGGCTCGCCGAGCGGCAGTCGGGGACGGGCGCCGCCGGCCAGGGCCGCCCGCTGGTGCACGCGGACGATCTCGTCGCCGTCTGACCGGCGCGGGGATCAGCCCCCGTTGACCGTGCCCTCGGTGTGGACGGGTGTGACGGTCCCCGCCTCGAGGTTGTAGATCGCGCCGACGATCGCGGTGCGGCCCTCGGTGATCGCGCGGTCGACGGCCGCCGACTTCTCGCGGATCGCGGTGACCGTCTGCCGGACGTTCTCGATCACCACGTCGTCGTACCCGGCGTCCGGGTCGCGCCGAGCCTCGAACACGGCCGGGGCGATGCGCTCCACGACGTCGCGCAGGTAGCCCGACGGGGTGGAGTGG
Protein-coding regions in this window:
- the proB gene encoding glutamate 5-kinase — encoded protein: MTTERELRRRIGTARRVVVKIGSSAITSFHGGIRRDELDTLADVCQTRMTGGSDVFVVSSGAIGAGMAPLGMTTRPATLSAKQAAASVGQLELARAWGDSFARYDRVVGQVLLTAADIGRRDSAANAQRTLDRLRTLRAVPVINENDTVATNEIRFGDNDRLAALVAHLISADALILLSDVDALYDSDPRKGDATAVTMVGGEGDLDGVVAGAGGALGTGGMASKLAAARLAADAGIPVLLTSAERAAEALAAEPTVGTVFAARPERMTARRFWVRHAADARGAVLLDDGAVRAVTGSRRSLLLAGVTGVDGLFHFGDVIELHDSGGRVVARGIAQYDSIEVRSRLAERQSGTGAAGQGRPLVHADDLVAV
- the obgE gene encoding GTPase ObgE encodes the protein MSRFVDRVVLHLAAGDGGRGCTSVHREKFKPLGGPDGGNGGNGGDVVLVVDPQVHTLLDFHFRPHARAGKGQPGMGANRNGAQGADLVLPVPPGTVVLDENGEVLADLVGTGTRFVAAEGGKGGLGNAALASRARKAPGFALLGEPGEVRDVTLELKSMADVGLVGFPSAGKSSLVSVLSAAKPKIADYPFTTLVPNLGVVSVGDDTFTIADVPGLIPGASEGRGLGLDFLRHIERTAVLAHVVDCANLESDRDPVSDVDALEAELAAYRSELSDAGIGDLSDRPRVVVLNKIDVPDAADMAEMVREQFEARGWPVYAISAVAHKGLDELRFGLYELVKAHRKANPPAAPERIVIRPRAVDAGEFDVHPDPASPGDFVVTGVKPERWIRQTDFENDEAVGFLADRLARIGVEDALIKAGAEEGCTVTIGDVSFEWEPQTPAGVDLMRTGRGTDIRLESDERVGATERKYRKRVRRGLIDPDEEILE